The genomic window GCTTTTTTGCCAGCTTCTACACCTGGTTGATGGTAGGCGTTGACGTTGACCAAACTAGCATATAAACCAACAGCACGTTCATACAAAGCAATTAATGCCCCTACAGTTCGGGGATTAACTTGGGGAATGGTGACTGTAATCGAATCACGGTGATTTTCATAAAGCGCTTGTCGGGTTCCTTGGAGAAAACCGGAAAGATAATCGCCTGATGTAACTCCTGGATCTATTTCAGTGGATGGGCCCTGACGATCTTCTAATACTTCGATGAAGGTAGCAAAGAAATTCGCTACACCCTCACGTAACTGCTGAACGTAAGCGTGTTGATCGGTTGAGCCTTTGTTGCCATAAACGGCGATGCCTTGATGGACAACGTTGCCGTCTAAGTCTTTTTCCTTGCCCAAGGATTCCATCACCAGCTGTTGCAAATAGCGACTGAATAAAAATAAGCTGTCCTTGTAAGGTAGAACAACCATATCTTTTTCGCCCTTTCCGTTGCCCGCAAAGTACCAAGACAAAGCAAGCAAGGCTGCTGGGTTATTTTTCACATCTGGGACGCGGGTAGCGTCATCCATTTCTTTTGCGCCATCTAGCATGGCGCGAACATCAATCCCCTGTAATGCCGCTGGTACTAGCCCCACAGCAGACATTTCTGAGGTGCGTCCTCCTACCCAGTCATACATGGGAAATCTGGCCAGCCAACCTTCGTCTTTGGCCAGGTTATCGAGGTTGCTATCAACGCTGGTAATTGCTACTGCATATTGAGCAAATTCCAAATTGTGTCCGGCGTAGGCTTTTTTAACTTCAATCATGCCGTTGCGAGGTTCCGGCGTCCCTCCAGATTTGGAGATCACCAATACTAAAGTGCTGGCGAGGCTATTTCGCAGATGATTGAGAACGCTATCGATACCTGCCGGATCGTTGTTATCGATAAAGTGAAGTTTCAGGGGCGGGAAATCAGAAGCGAGGGCTTCAGCGACGAATTGGGGACCAAGAGCGGAACCACCAATTCCAATGGAGATAATATCCGTGAAGCGGCTTGCTCTGGGAGGATGAATAGCACCTGTTTGGACTTTTTCCGCAAAGGCTTCGATTTGTTCTAGGGTTTGGACAATTTCTTGTGTAAGTTCTGGAGCTGGCGCTAAATCAGGATTTCGCAGCCAGTAGTGTCCAACCATGCGCTTCTCGTCAGGATTTGCGATCGCACCCTTTTCGAGTTGAGCCATATCCGCAAACGCCTTGTCAAACTTCGGACGCAATGAATCCACTAAGGCATCATCGAACCGCATTCGACTCACGTCTAAGTACAGTCCCAATCCCTCGTGGAAATATAACCAGTTTTGGTATCGTTGCCAAAGTGCCCTAGCATCCATAGGGAAATCTCAAATAAAGTGTTTTTCAAAACCAGTTTAATGTAAGGTTATAGCGATCCCTGCCTAGCCTTATACAGTTTACAGTTTTAAGTGTTCCCTTGACTCTTATCCTTAAACATCTGGCATCGGCATGACACGCAGAAATTTCACAATTTCACCCCTGATTTCTATACCAATCAGATAATTATCTAGGGTAAAGCGGTGAAAAATGCCTTCACTATCAAGGTGTCGTAGTTCTTTTAGATCACTCAGTTGCCACTTTTGGGCTAACTCAATAAAGACAAAATCATGCACCCGCTCGTAGGCGGCAGGTTCTAAATTCTTCAGGTCTAGTAAAAAAGACCTTGCATAGCGCATTTCCAGACTCACTAGGCGTTACCTTAACCAAAACTTGAGGGACGACACCAAAAGAGGGCTGAGTTGAAAGTGGTGGATGCTGAGTGAAGAAGCAATACTAAGACTTACACTTGGGCATATGGGTCTAAATCTCTGACTTTAGCTCTAAATAATAAACAAATTTCTTCCTAACTAATCCCTTAGCTTTAACTATGGGCTACTACTCAGCACTATTAAAAGCGCTACTGAATCAGAAAAACATCAACAGTCGTACCGCTTCTTCATGGGTTAAGATATCCCACGGTTGCTGCGATCGCTTAACTTGTTGTATCGCTTTGAGCATATAAAAGTCACAATGTAAACCTTCGAGAACGTCCCAAATGTCCTGCAAATCCTCATCGGCTAACTGCTCGATTAAGTGATGCATTCTCAGTCGCAGCAAATTCATACGTCAATTATTCCCTACAACCCAAGACCAACAATAAATAGTATTCCCACAAAATTAGCAAAGGTTAACGGCAATGTAGGACTATACTCAAGCTACGCTAAAATTTATTCGCCAAGCGTTGAGGGCAGGGGAGCGTCCGCGAACTCAAAAGTTGAGCCTTTGAACTCGAAAGTTGAGCCTTGACTTCTAACTCTTGTCTCCTGATTCTCGACTTTTAACTCCTAAGTAAGCTAACCCCAGCCCTAAAGGGCGGGGCTTTGTAGTAGCCCTGAGCTATCGGTACTGAGATTACAGCACAAATAACCCGAACCTCCGGGGAAGCTTACTGATTCCCCCAATAACGAAATCATCTTTGCACCATTCAAATCAGCATCACCATGCCATCCACAATTACCACATTTGAAGCGCTTATCAGACCTCAACCCAATGTGCAAACATTGGTGGCACGTCTGGCTTGTATAGGCTGGTGGCACGGCAATTACTTCTACTCCTTCCTTGATTCCTTTGTATTCAAGAAAAGAGCGCAATTGATAAAAAGACCAAGAGTTAGAACGCCTACGCTCAACTTTATTTCTAGGTTGCTTGTTAATACGTTCTCTAATTCCAGTCAAATTTTCAATAGCAACAATTGCTTTACAAGACTTAGCTTGTCGGATAATCGCAACGCTAATTTGATGGTTGAGCCATTGCTGGAATCTTCTCTCACGCCCCGACAGCCGTTGCAAAATCTGTCTCGCACGTCGGCGAGTAGACCTTGTACCTTTCGTGGCTTTTTGTTGGAGAGAAGCTCTAGTTTTGGTATATCTATCTCGAACCTCGTTTATCTGTTTCCCGTCCCATTTGTCCCCATTGCTAGTTACAGCGATATCCTTGCGCCCAAAATCGACACCAATAACGTTGGTGGGTTTAAGTGGACTAGGAACTTCCTCTTTGATTTGAATATGAATATAGTAGGAACCATCCCGATGTTTACACAACTGTGCCGATGTTGGTTTTTTACCTTTGAGTTTCCCCAACTGGTAATTACCAATATCCATTTTGATATGTTCCCTAATGGAGAGCAAATTCAAGCTAGCAGTCCAATCTTTCTCTCTAAATGCAAAAATCCTAGCGTCGTAATCGGCACTGGTTGGTTTAAAAGATTTAACTGGTTTACCCTGTTGTTTTGCTGTTTTCCGGTTAGCTCCTACTCTGGCACAAGCTCTGACAGCCAAATTAGCAGACAACAAAAACTTCGAGCGCAAGTCTTGATAGACCATGTTTTGAATGGTTGTCTTGCTTGTAATTTGGGCTTTAACCTGCTGATTGGCATAGTTGCAAGCATCCGCAAACGCTTTCAGCGTCGCCTCTATTTTGACAACCTGATCAGATGTGGGCTTAAGCTTGCAAACCAATGTCAGCACTTGTTCCATACTATCTATCGTATCACAAGTGAGGAATATTTTTTGGCGGCGAATGAATTCGCCTACGCCTTACCCCCATGTTTGAAAACTCTTGTCTCCACGGCGAGAGGTGTTTGGTGAGATATTACACCAGTCGCAAAAACCGCCATAGGTTTCTAACCTATGGCTAATAGCTTAAGTCCTCTCAAGAGGACTAAACTCGATTAATGGCTGGTATCGATGGCAGTCTACTTTAGTGGACTTAAGCTAAAAGCCTGTGAAATTTATTTCTTGGCGGGAGATTGAGCAGGTGCCAGATGCCCATTCTAGAAGATTGGATAATTT from Nostoc sp. UHCC 0926 includes these protein-coding regions:
- a CDS encoding glucose-6-phosphate isomerase produces the protein MDARALWQRYQNWLYFHEGLGLYLDVSRMRFDDALVDSLRPKFDKAFADMAQLEKGAIANPDEKRMVGHYWLRNPDLAPAPELTQEIVQTLEQIEAFAEKVQTGAIHPPRASRFTDIISIGIGGSALGPQFVAEALASDFPPLKLHFIDNNDPAGIDSVLNHLRNSLASTLVLVISKSGGTPEPRNGMIEVKKAYAGHNLEFAQYAVAITSVDSNLDNLAKDEGWLARFPMYDWVGGRTSEMSAVGLVPAALQGIDVRAMLDGAKEMDDATRVPDVKNNPAALLALSWYFAGNGKGEKDMVVLPYKDSLFLFSRYLQQLVMESLGKEKDLDGNVVHQGIAVYGNKGSTDQHAYVQQLREGVANFFATFIEVLEDRQGPSTEIDPGVTSGDYLSGFLQGTRQALYENHRDSITVTIPQVNPRTVGALIALYERAVGLYASLVNVNAYHQPGVEAGKKAAATIIDLQTRVVAVLQKEKTPLSVDELAEKAGASDQVEAIYKILRHIHANQRGVVLEGDLQKPGSLTVSAS
- a CDS encoding cytotoxic translational repressor of toxin-antitoxin stability system, translating into MSLEMRYARSFLLDLKNLEPAAYERVHDFVFIELAQKWQLSDLKELRHLDSEGIFHRFTLDNYLIGIEIRGEIVKFLRVMPMPDV
- a CDS encoding RNA-guided endonuclease InsQ/TnpB family protein, yielding MEQVLTLVCKLKPTSDQVVKIEATLKAFADACNYANQQVKAQITSKTTIQNMVYQDLRSKFLLSANLAVRACARVGANRKTAKQQGKPVKSFKPTSADYDARIFAFREKDWTASLNLLSIREHIKMDIGNYQLGKLKGKKPTSAQLCKHRDGSYYIHIQIKEEVPSPLKPTNVIGVDFGRKDIAVTSNGDKWDGKQINEVRDRYTKTRASLQQKATKGTRSTRRRARQILQRLSGRERRFQQWLNHQISVAIIRQAKSCKAIVAIENLTGIRERINKQPRNKVERRRSNSWSFYQLRSFLEYKGIKEGVEVIAVPPAYTSQTCHQCLHIGLRSDKRFKCGNCGWHGDADLNGAKMISLLGESVSFPGGSGYLCCNLSTDSSGLLQSPAL